CCGCAGTGAAACTGTTTGGAAAGTAGTTTCTAAAGAAGTTATCGTTGCTAAGAGTAATGTCCTTTAGCACACACAAAATCAGTTCTTTGTTGATTTCTTCTGATTCATTCTCGAAAAGATAGTGGCAGAGCTTCTGGATAAACCTTGTTTCTCCAAAAGATAAATCGTAAATCAATTCAAAATCGGTTTCAGAGATATGTTTATTATTAATTCTAAACTTCGCCGAAACAAAATCATAAAATTCATGTTTATCAATTGGCATAAGCTCTATGATGTCTGCCAGGGTGTAAAAAGGTCGACTTGTATTAATGAACATGTTGGCGAGTATGTGCTGTTTTGAGCCTGTAAAAACATATGAGAGCTGATTATGTTGCTGTACTTTGCCCCTGAGTAATGCTTCAAGGTCATGATCTTTAATCGAGCTAATCTGCTGAAATTCATCGAAGATTATGCAGCCTTTCATATTATTCTTTTTGAGAAAGCTGTTTAGGTTCTCAAAAGTATTTTCAAACCACACGAGAAAATCAAAGCCACCGGAATCCAGAGTAGGCGTTAAGGAAATCCCTCCTGACGGATCAGGCGATACTGATAGACGTACATTTTTCAGAATATTTCCAAGGTCTTTTAGTCGTGTGGTGATATCTTTTTTATAGTCAGAGTTGGCTATTCCGATTGAAACCTGTTTTGCAAAATCTGTTTCATCTGTAATGCTGAAAAGGTCGATGTATATCTTCATAAAGTTTTTTGGCAGGTGAGATTCAAAGATTTCTTTCAACAGAGATGTTTTACCATATCTTCTTTTGGAAAAGAGAAGGATATTTACACTGTTATTTATCTTGCCGACAATATCCTGGATATACTTGCTTCTGCCGCAGAAATGATCTCCGGTAACTATAGCGTTATACACAAATGGATTTTTCATGCCCAACCTCTCTGATTAACAATAACGCCTTGAATTTGTAAAAACAAGAGAAATTATGCAAAATGCGTAATGCAAATTGCATAACAGATGCTTTTCTTGTAAAAGATAACTGAGTAGCATTAGATTAGTTCCCAACTTAATTAGAAAGCTACATGTCATTTTCTATTAAAGTTCACCAATTTTCTAGTTGTTTTGCCAGAATGTTATTAAGTTTGTAAATGATATTGCGCCTTCCTTTTGCAGTGATGGACTCTGTTATGAAGCAGCTAAATTCTTCCTAATATGAAATTAATAAATTTGACTCTTTCGGTCAGGCATTATCTACTTATATGAGTGTTATAATCAGACATATGGTTATACGCTTATGTACTATGACAATAAACCGGATGAAGTTTTCAGTTTACTGGATTCAGACAAGGGAGGGTTGTCTTCTGCCTCTGCCTGTGAACGTCTGAGCATATATGGACGCAACAGGCTGTCTGAAAAACCTGCCAGAAATCCATTTCTTATCTTTCTTGATCAATTTAAAAGTGCGTTAGTGATAATTCTGCTTATTGCGGCTGTAATATCTGCGGCTGTGGGAGAAATTGTTGATTCAGCGGTTATTTTTGCGATTGTTGTGCTCAATTCTCTGCTGAGTTTATACCTGACCCTAAAAGCGGAAAAATCTATTCGTTCTTTAAAGGGAATGCTTAGCCATAAGGCAAATGTTCTGCGTAATAATATGTCGGAGATAATTGACGCTGAGCTTCTTGTCCCGGGAGATATAGTGCTGCTTGAGAGCGGCAGTACTGTTCCGGCTGATATATACATATTTAATTCTGTTAATCTACATGTCGACCAGTCATCGCTTACGGGGGAATCAGTGGCTGTTGGCAAGCAGTCTGGCGTACAGAACGCCGAGACGCCTGTGACCGAAAGAACCAATATGGTTTTTATGGGTACTATAATCACCATGGGGCGTGCGACGGGGATTGTGACCGCAACAGGGATGCAGACGGAGTTTGGTCGCATAGCCGGACTAGCCAAAAGCATCGATACCGGAACTACAAGGCTTCAGCTGAAACTGGATATTCTGGGGCGCAAGCTTGGTATTGC
This genomic stretch from Seleniivibrio woodruffii harbors:
- a CDS encoding AAA family ATPase, producing MKNPFVYNAIVTGDHFCGRSKYIQDIVGKINNSVNILLFSKRRYGKTSLLKEIFESHLPKNFMKIYIDLFSITDETDFAKQVSIGIANSDYKKDITTRLKDLGNILKNVRLSVSPDPSGGISLTPTLDSGGFDFLVWFENTFENLNSFLKKNNMKGCIIFDEFQQISSIKDHDLEALLRGKVQQHNQLSYVFTGSKQHILANMFINTSRPFYTLADIIELMPIDKHEFYDFVSAKFRINNKHISETDFELIYDLSFGETRFIQKLCHYLFENESEEINKELILCVLKDITLSNDNFFRNYFPNSFTAAQRKALLILSQRSENLFSREIISKYDISTATLQRALKTLEEKLAIYKDGDQYKIYDVEFYHWLKSIKV